The Carassius carassius chromosome 2, fCarCar2.1, whole genome shotgun sequence genome has a segment encoding these proteins:
- the LOC132100903 gene encoding serine/threonine-protein kinase D3-like, whose product MAANSNHRPKSIDISHVSGSFSLLSMGPESSTQGPIRVHFQIGLLKEDVRIPEGRLNFQQAKHLAAEIIERKAPECSVVGLGEKLLLFRHEPNTEQILQRLTEKHEIRDGDLLEVVLAGTTSVTETKYRPHSLVVHSYRTPTFCHYCGEMLWGLVRQGLKCEGCGLDFHKRCAFKLPNDCSRVYRRCGPSLSLFPPGRPRTPSLSSHTGGSLEEISMSKPPCTRSRPPSWADVPVSVGLSEGKEAQPRVPHTFHIHTYTKPTVCQYCFRLLKGLFRQGMQCSDCKFNCHRRCETLVPPECRGEKANGEESCESDENSTVVSVNDLYEELRYKDPPAADVTPLQPPNAPCFSVNIPLMRVVQSVKHSKRRNSGVLKKGWLIHHTNSDTLRKRHYWVLDGKCITMYPNEISNKYYKEISLSEVLQVRGPAQLKVPVLTGNSAHSFELVTVSLVYCVFADQDGPSWESALGQALRPVQGTVCHTTNDTGDGKSSEETQDISELYQIFSDEVLGSGQFGVVYGGTHRHTGRPVAIKVIDKTRFPAKQEEQTKTEVSILQRLSHPGVINLEGMFKTMEHTFVVMEKLHGDMLEMILSHENGRLTERTTRFLVTQVLEALRYLHMRDVAHCDLKPENVLLASPEPFPQVKLCDFGFARIIGQKSFRHTLVGTPAYLAPEVICSKRYNRSLDMWAVGVILYVSLSGTFPFNEDEDINQQITNASFMYPRQPWSLISLEAVNLINNLLQVVVRRRFSVGKAMGHPWFQNFQMWCDLREFEQRMGYRYLTHEADDERWRAYALEKSLSFPEHLADAAASVEQKQQPSAT is encoded by the exons ATGGCTGCCAACTCAAACCACCGCCCAAAAAGCATTGACATCAGTCATGTCTCTG gttCTTTCTCTCTGCTGTCCATGGGGCCAGAGTCCTCCACACAGGGGCCCATACGTGTCCACTTTCAGATCGGACTTCTCAAAGAGGACGTACGGATCCCTGAGGGACGCCTCAACTTCCAGCAGGCCAAGCATCTCGCAGCCGAAATCATTGAGAGAAAG gCTCCGGAGTGCAGTGTCGTGGGTCTCGGTGAGAAGCTGCTGCTATTCAGACATGAGCCAAACACAGAACAGATCTTACAGAGACTCACTGAGAAACACGAAATACGGGATGGAGATCTGCTGGAGGTGGTGCTCGCTG GAACGACTTCAGTGACTGAGACTAAGTACCGCCCACATTCTTTGGTTGTCCATTCGTATCGCACACCTACGTTTTGTCACTACTGTGGTGAGATGTTATGGGGACTCGTCCGACAGGGCCTGAAATGTGAAG GCTGCGGTTTGGATTTCCACAAGCGCTGTGCGTTTAAGCTGCCCAACGACTGCTCTCGTGTGTACCGCCGCTGCGGCCCGAGTCTGTCGCTGTTTCCCCCCGGACGACCGCGGACCCCGTCGCTCTCCAGTCACACGGGCGGGAGTCTTGAGGAG ATCAGTATGTCGAAGCCGCCGTGCACACGCTCGCGTCCTCCGTCCTGGGCCGACGTGCCGGTGTCTGTGGGGCTGTCGGAGGGGAAGGAGGCCCAGCCGCGCGTCCCGCACACCTTCCACATTCACACCTACACCAAACCCACGGTCTGCCAGTACTGCTTCCGGCTGCTCAAGGGCCTCTTCAGACAGGGCATGCAGTGCTCCG ACTGTAAGTTTAACTGTCATCGCAGGTGTGAGACTCTCGTTCCTCCTGAATGCAGGGGTGAGAAAGCAAACGGAGAAG AGTCTTGTGAGTCTGATGAGAACTCGACGGTGGTGTCAGTGAATGATCTTTACGAAGAGCTGCGATATAAAGACCCGCCGGCCGCGGATGTGACGCCGCTGCAGCCGCCCAATGC gccgTGTTTCAGTGTTAATATCCCTCTGATGCGAGTGGTGCAATCAGTCAAACACAGCAAGAGAAGAAACAGTGGAGTGCTGAAGAAAGGCTGGTTGATCCATCATACCAACTCCGACACACTG agaAAACGTCACTACTGGGTATTAGATGGGAAATGTATCACCATGTACCCGAATGAAATCAGCAATAAGTACTATAAG GAGATCTCTCTGTCAGAGGTGCTGCAGGTTCGAGGTCCGGCTCAGCTCAAGGTTCCTGTGCTGACAGGCAATAGTGCACACTCGTTCGAGCTGGTGACCGTATCTCTGGTGTACTGTGTGTTTGCGGATCAGGACGGCCCGTCGTGGGAGTCAGCTCTCGGTCAGGCCCTCAGACCGGTGCAGGGCACCGTGTGCCACACGACAAACGACACCG GTGACGGAAAGAGCAGTGAGGAGACCCAG GACATCAGTGAGCTCTATCAGATCTTCTCTGATGAGGTGTTGGGCTCGGGTCAGTTTGGCGTGGTTTACGGAGGCACTCACAGACACACGGGACGTCCGGTTGCAATTAAAGTCATCGATAAAACAAGATTTCCCGCTAAACAGGAGGAACAGACCAAAACTGAGGTCTCCATATTGCAG agactGTCTCATCCAGGAGTCATTAATTTAGAAGGGATGTTTAAGACAATGGAACATACTTTCGTTGTGATGGAGAAGCTCCACGGTGATATGTTAGAGATGATCTTATCTCATGAGAACGGACGTCTGACTGAACGCACCACACGCTTTCTAGTCACTCAG GTTTTGGAGGCTCTGCGGTACCTGCACATGAGAGACGTTGCACACTGTGACCTGAAACCAGAAAACGTGCTGCTGGCTTCACCTGAACCATTTCCTCAG GTCAAACTGTGTGACTTTGGTTTCGCTCGCATCATCGGGCAGAAGTCGTTCAGGCACACTCTCGTCGGGACGCCGGCGTATCTGGCTCCGGAGGTCATCTGTAGCAAGCGTTACAATCGCTCTCTGGACATGTGGGCCGTGGGCGTGATATTATACGTCAGTCTGAGTGGGACGTTCCCTTTCAACGAGGATGAGGACATCAATCAGCAGATCACTAACGCTTCGTTCATGTATCCACGCCAGCCATGGTCCCTCATCTCCCTGGAGG cggtGAACCTGATCAATAACCTGCTGCAGGTGGTGGTGAGACGCAGGTTCAGTGTCGGCAAAGCCATGGGTCATCCATGGTTTCAG AACTTCCAGATGTGGTGTGACCTGCGTGAGTTTGAGCAGCGGATGGGATACCGCTATCTCACGCATGAGGCGGATGACGAGCGCTGGAGAGCCTACGCTCTGGAGAAAAGCCTCAGTTTCCCAGAACATCTAGCAGACGCAGCAGCAAGTGTAGAGCAGAAACAACAGCCATCAGCCACTTAG
- the LOC132096331 gene encoding copper chaperone for superoxide dismutase-like: MDTNRTAKLEFAVQMSCDSCVNAVKGVLQKEPGVQSVHVDLAKEQVLVETALTSLQVQSLIESTGRRAVLTGMGGSETDLGAAVAMLSGAGLVQGVVRFLQLSQDRCLIDGTIDGLTPGPHGLHVHELGDLTQDCMSCGDHFNPFRKKHGAPQDSERHVGDLGNITAAPDGRASFRLEDSQIKVWDVIGRSLVVDSGEDDLGRGKHPLSKITGNSGERLACGVIARSAGLFQNPKQICACDGVTLWEERDRPIAGKGRKVTDAPTANL, from the exons ATGGACACAAACAGAACTGCGAAg CTGGAGTTTGCGGTGCAGATGTCATGTGACAGCTGTGTTAATGCAGTGAAGGGCGTCCTGCAGAAAGAGCCGG gagTTCAGTCGGTGCATGTAGACCTGGCTAAGGAGCAGGTTCTGGTGGAGACGGCGCTCACCTCTCTACAGGTGCAGAGTCTGATCGAAAGCACAGGCAGACGGGCCGTCCTGACGGGAATGGGCGGCTCAGAGACAG atctggGCGCTGCTGTGGCGATGCTCAGTGGGGCGGGGCTAGTGCAGGGCGTGGTCAGATTCCTGCAGCTGTCACAGGACCGCTGTTTGATTGACGGGACGATTGACGGACTGACGCCCGGACCTCACGGCCTGCATGTGCATGAACTGGGCGATCTGACACAGGACTGCATGAG ctgTGGAGATCATTTCAATCCATTCAGGAAAAAGCATGGAGCTCCTCAGGACTCAGAGAGG CATGTAGGAGATCTGGGGAATATCACGGCTGCTCCTGATGGCAGAGCTTCATTCCGGCTTGAAGACTCTCAGATCAAG GTGTGGGATGTGATTGGTCGGTCTCTGGTGGTGGATTCTGGGGAGGATGATTTGGGGCGTGGGAAACACCCGCTGTCCAAAATAACAGGAAACTCTGGAGAGAG GCTGGCCTGTGGAGTCATCGCCCGCTCCGCCGGCTTGTTTCAAAACCCCAAACAGATCTGTGCCTGTGATGGTGTGACTCTGTGGGAGGAGAGAGATCGACCCATCGCTGGGAAGGGACGTAAAGTCACTGACGCACCGACTGCTAATCTGTGA
- the rbm14b gene encoding RNA-binding protein 14b, whose protein sequence is MDKGQTIKLFIGNLALDTTQEELSAIFEAYGQVVSCSVLRQFAFVHLQGEGAAERAILELNGREFKGRNLVVEESRGRPLHSTKVFVGNLSSICTTEDLRELFQTFGKVLECDKVKGYAFVHMENKEDALQAIEALHGTSFKGRPLSVELSKVQPSKQTPTGKIPCVSCGKQGHYAGECPAGKPTLEQYQSQAAVLAAAAAAAAGLPLQVQQSVHNSVYNTSTFDPTYAALTGLTAAGARAEGGTAVAPAVYGALASQVYGTVSNRLYSGTVANQALNSGAAAAAAQMYGSVNPALYGQVTNGAVAAAAAAAGAYGPQVYAHALANPVFLTAAHSMEVPGAAAAAVNPAYTVAPALYSATPAYGAFGAANSAAFFEAARAHYFAQGQQVLAEQQQASSKSGERDRSPLRRSAPLLSDPIMKPFMYQRAKRRALLPTPAGREEAAAQEDDPLARYYAEYYQQYQQLQQYPQYQYSYPSPNPIAAMSALQTLPGVPTQPVATLDSLRPVLPAAPVSAAAAIAMATSRVYEPPPIPPSHKEPLLRRPELALHTPETPFR, encoded by the exons ATGGATAAGGGCCAAACAATAAAGCTCTTCATAGGAAATCTGGCCCTGGACACCACGCAAGAAGAACTGTCAGCCATCTTTGAGGCATACGGCCAGGTGGTTAGCTGCAGCGTGTTGAGACAGTTTGCTTTCGTACACCTGCAAGGAGAGGGTGCTGCTGAACGTGCCATCCTGGAGCTCAATGGCCGAGAGTTCAAAGGACGTAACCTTGTGGTCGAGGAGTCCCGAGGACGCCCACTCCATTCGACAAAGGTGTTTGTGGGTAATCTGAGTAGTATATGCACTACAGAAGATCTTCGGGAGCTCTTTCAGACCTTTGGGAAAGTTTTGGAGTGCGATAAGGTGAAAG GTTATGCCTTTGTGCACATGGAGAACAAGGAGGATGCACTGCAGGCTATTGAGGCTTTGCATGGGACCTCCTTCAAAGGACGACCGCTCTCTGTGGAGCTGTCCAAAGTTCAGCCAAGTAAGCAGACTCCAACTGGGAAAATCCCATGCGTTAGCTGTGGAAAACAGGGCCATTATGCAGGTGAATGCCCCGCTGGTAAGCCCACGCTGGAGCAGTACCAGAGCCAAGCGGCCGtgttagctgctgctgctgctgcagctgCCGGCCTTCCACTGCAGGTTCAACAGAGTGTCCACAATTCCGTATACAACACCTCAACTTTTGACCCCACGTATGCTGCTTTGACTGGACTTACAGCTGCTGGAGCAAGGGCAGAAGGAGGAACTGCAGTGGCTCCAGCTGTTTATGGAGCACTAGCTAGTCAAGTCTATGGAACAGTTTCCAATCGGCTCTACAGTGGGACAGTTGCAAACCAGGCACTCAACTCTGGTGCTGCTGCAGCTGCCGCACAGATGTATGGCTCTGTTAACCCGGCTCTCTATGGGCAAGTGACAAATGGTGCAGTTGCAGCCGCAGCAGCAGCCGCTGGTGCATACGGTCCACAAGTTTACGCACATGCTTTAGCAAATCCAGTGTTCCTAACTGCAGCGCACAGCATGGAAGTACCGGGAGCTGCCGCTGCTGCTGTTAACCCAGCTTATACAGTAGCTCCGGCTCTCTACAGCGCTACCCCAGCTTACGGGGCTTTTGGTGCAGCTAACTCAGCAGCTTTCTTTGAGGCAGCAAGGGCGCACTACTTTGCACAAGGCCAGCAAGTGCTAGCAGAACAGCAACAGGCTAGCTCAAAGTCTGGAGAAAGGGACAGGAGTCCGCTTAGAAGATCTGCCCCACTGTTGTCTGACCCTATTATGAAACCATTTATGTACCAGAGGGCCAAGCGCAGAGCCTTATTGCCTACGCCTGCGGGTCGAGAGGAAGCCGCTGCACAGGAGGATGACCCTCTAGCCAG ATACTACGCAGAATACTACCAGCAGTACCAGCAGCTGCAGCAGTATCCACAGTACCAGTACTCGTATCCATCTCCCAACCCTATTGCAGCAATGTCTGCACTGCAGACTCTGCCTGGTGTGCCTACTCAGCCAGTGGCAACGCTCGACTCCCTCAGGCCAGTGCTGCCCGCCGCCCCCGTGTCTGCCGCTGCCGCCATCGCCATGGCAACATCCCGCGTGTATGAGCCACCGCCGATTCCGCCGTCGCATAAGGAGCCACTCCTCCGCCGCCCCGAACTCGCCCTACACACCCCTGAAACACCCTTTCGATAG